The Deltaproteobacteria bacterium sequence GCCGAGTACGGTTGTAGAGCAAGGTGAGGCGGCTCACGAGATCTTTAGCGTTTTGCGTGGCGGTATCCATCGCGGTCATGCGCGCGCCGTGTTCGGCTGCAGAGCTTTCAAGCAAGGCTCGCCAAATTATGGTAGCAACATAGCGTGGTACTAGCAGATTGAGAACTGCAGAGTGATTAGGCTCATAAATATAATCAATATCTTCACCGATGGGTAGTTCAGCGTGCACGATAGGCAGCAAATCAGTAACCACCACTCGCTGCGTCATGGCGCTCTTAAATTCGTTATAAAGCAAATAAACCGCGTCGAGATCATGAGCAATGAAATCTTGACATAAGCCTTCGGCAATATTGGTGGCTTTATGATAACCAAGCTCGTTAAAGACATTAGGATAGTTACGCAACGTAGCAACTTTGCGTTTAGTAAAATAATCACGACCTTTACGACCAATAGTTGCAATAGTTAGCTTTTCAAAGCGTGAGCCATGCTCGCGAATAAAGTGTTCGGCTTGTCGTAAAATATTGATGTTAAAAGCGCCGCATAGACCACGATCAGAAGTCATTACGGCAAGTAAAACTCTACGGGGTTCGCGCATTTCAAGCAAAGGATGGGCGGCTTCACTACCATGGCTATCAGCACGAGTAGCTAGGCGTTGTAACATTGCCCCTAGTTCATTGGCATATGGTCTAACCGAGAGGATGGCATTTTGCGCCCGGCGTAATTTGCTAGCTGCAACCAGTTTCATTGCTCCAGTAATTTTTTGCGTGCTTAAAATCGAGCGCACGCGTTTGCGAATCTCTCTTAACGATGCCATTGTTATTAAGGCCTTTATCAGGGTTAGCTTTTTTTAAAAAAAGCGTCGATAAGTTTTTAAGTCTCCGCTGGTTTAAAGATATCTTTAAATTGCGCCAACACATTTTCGATACTAGCTTTTACGGCATCAGTTAATTCACCGGTTTTTTCAATCTCATCAAGCACATTGGTGTGTCGTGCCGAAACAAAACTTTCAATTTCGCTAGCCCAACGTGCAATGTCTTGATGAGGAATATCGCGCACCCAAGTTTTATTTTTGCCTGGCATTTTTTGCGTACCAGCATAGATTTGGATGATCTGTATACCGACACGCATTGGAACATACTGACCTTGCTTGAGCATCTCAGTTAAGCGCTGCCCATTTGCCAGTTGCTCTTGGGTAGCTTTATCTAAATCAGAACCAAATTGTGCAAAAGCAGCCAAATCACGGTATTGCGCTAATAAAATACGTAAGTTACCGGCAATTTTGCGCATGGCTTTAATTTGCGCAGAACCACCAACACGTGAAACCGAAATACCCACGTTAACTGCAGGACGTTGTCCAGCATAAAATAAATCACCTTCAAGATAAATTTGCCCGTCAGTGATTGAGATAACATTAGTGGGGATATACGCAGCAACGTCACCGGCTTGAGTTTCGATGATCGGCAGTGCGGTTAGCGAACCACCACCTTGCGCATCAGACATTTTTGCGGCGCGCTCAAGCAAACGCGAATGGAGATAGAAAATATCGCCAGGATAAGCTTCACGACCTGGTGGTCGACGCAGCAGTAGTGACAATTGGCGATAAGCTACCGCTTGTTTAGAAAGGTCATCATAAATAATTAAAGCATGCTGACCATTGTCGCGATAGTACTCACCCATGGCGCAACCTGAATAGGCGGCTAAAAATTGCATAGGTGCGGGATCAGAAGCTGTTGCCGAAACAACGGTAGTATATTGCATAGCACCGTGTTGTTTAAGCTTGTCAACAACTTGCGCAACAGTAGATTGCTTTTGTCCGATAGCAACGTAAATGCATTTAACGTCACCACCTTTTTGGTTGATAATAGTATCAATAGCCAAGGCGGTTTTGCCGGTTTGACGGTCACCAATGATAAGTTCACGTTGCCCACGACCGATAGGTATCATTGAATCAATAGCTTTTAGGCCGGTTTGCAGTGGCTCATTAACCGATTGGCGTGGCAAAATACCAGGTGCTTTCACTTCAATTAAACGACGTTCATTTGCAGCTAATTCGCCAAGACCATCAATGGGTTCACCCAAGGCATTTAACACACGACCTTGGGTGGCGGGCCCAACTGGAACATCAGCAATTCGTTTAGTGCGTTTAACAGTGTCGCCTTCTTTGATATCATGGCCTTCACCCATAATGGCGACGCCAACATTATCTTCTTCAAGGTTTAGTACCAAACCTTTAACGCCACCAACAAACTCAACCATCTCGCCAGCCATAACGCTTTTAAGGCCGTAGATGCGGGCAATACCGTCACCAACCGAAATTACGCTACCGGTTTCGGCAACTTCAGTTTTATGTTCAAAGTCACTGATCTGCTGTTTGATAATGTTGCTGATTTCTTCAGCGCGAATTTGCATACCTTATACCCCATTTGCCTTAAATATGCCTAAGCCAAAAAACGTTCGCGTAATAAATCGAGCGATTGGCGAAGACTTGCATCTAAAGTTACGTCACCCATATGACAAATTAGACCACCAATAATTTCAGTATTAACAGTGATACTTAAAATAACTGGTTGACTACAGCGTTGTTCAAGAATTTGCTTGAGCCGCTGTTTTTGTTCGGGGGTTAATGCAATTGCAGAAGTAATATAAGCACGTAAACGATTGCAGTGTTTATCTGCTGCTGCAAGTGTTGCTTGGACAATCTCGCCAAGCTCTTTTAGGCGAGAACGATTAGCAAGAAGTAAAATGAATCGTTTGGTATCGTCATTAAGACCAAGTTTTTGCAATACCGCTTGCAAAGCCAGAAGCCCTTCATTTTGTAATAACGGATTCTTAAGCACATTTTGTAGCTCTGGGCTTAATAAGTAAGCAGAGTGAAAAAGCGCTAAACCATTGGCCAAAGAGTCAACAGCTTCATTACCACCTTTGCTAGCTGCAACTTCAACGGCGGCAGTAGCATAGCGTCTGGCAACAGCACTCACGAAATCTCTCGCTTTGCTGGTTGTTTAACAAGCCAGTCAAAATTGTCAAAATCGCGCAAAGCATTATCAATCATACGTTGGCGATCAGCAGCGGTAATATTATTTATTAATATTTTTTCGGTCGTTTCTAAAACTTGCAAGCTAAGGGTTCGCTGTAAACGTTCGCGGGATCTTTGCGTTTCTTGAGAGATGATTTCTTTAACGTCTTCACGTAAACGCAAAGCATATGCACGGCCATCGGTAATAATTCTCTCACTAATTGCTGCCCCACCTTCTTTTACTCGAGTGCACAGTTGTAAAGCTTCGCTTTCAACCGCGGCTAGTTTATTGCGTGTAGTTTCATATTCATTTTTAGCTGCAGTAAAAGCATTGTCATTGGCAATTACAGCTTGACTGATGCTTTGATGTCGAGAGGAAAAACCTTTTTTTAAGGGGCCTTTAGTAAAAAAAATTAGGAGTGATACAAATATTAAAAAATCAATAATATACCAACCAACCGGTGGTGTGAGTAAATCCCAATGCCACCAGTTGATATGAAATTCACCAGTATGGCTACTTGAAGCTAATGTTAGAGCAGGTGCAAATAACAGTATTGCAAAAATGTTTAAGGACCAAACTTTTAGGTGGGTATTAAACTTCAAGATTTTACCTCACGCTGAAGAAGTTTGGTCGATAGAATACTTGCAAGCTTGTTGGTTTCTTTTTGCAGCTTTTGTTGATTTTCTTGCTCAAGAGCAGAAATTTGTTCGCGTGCTTGGTTAAGGGAGTGAGCAATTTCTTGTCGTATTTCGCTAAGCAGTCGCCGTTCTTCTTCGCGAGCAGCGCTGATGAGTTTGTCGCTTTCACTCATGGCAGCATCACGAGCAGCGCGCATACGAGCTTGGTAGACTTCGAGATCAGCGGCAGCCTCGTTTTTAAGTTTTTCGATTTCATCTTTAATTGCATACATACGTTCGTGACGCAGAGCAAAGACACGTAAAAGCGGCTTAAATAAAATCGGATTTAATACAATGAGTACAATTAAAAATAACCCAAGTTGTATTAAAAAGGTGAAGTCAAGATCCATACTTCTTCCGACTTATAACCTTGCATCTAGCGTTTGTTTTAAACGATCTAAAAATAAACGCTGACACACGGTCGCGTATAATTGTTGATGCAAAACTTAGGGCTAGTTTGTAGTCGCGTTAAGGCTCTGCGTCAAGTCGAGGTTTAGTCA is a genomic window containing:
- the atpH gene encoding ATP synthase F1 subunit delta; translated protein: MSAVARRYATAAVEVAASKGGNEAVDSLANGLALFHSAYLLSPELQNVLKNPLLQNEGLLALQAVLQKLGLNDDTKRFILLLANRSRLKELGEIVQATLAAADKHCNRLRAYITSAIALTPEQKQRLKQILEQRCSQPVILSITVNTEIIGGLICHMGDVTLDASLRQSLDLLRERFLA
- a CDS encoding ATP synthase F0 subunit B, with protein sequence MKFNTHLKVWSLNIFAILLFAPALTLASSSHTGEFHINWWHWDLLTPPVGWYIIDFLIFVSLLIFFTKGPLKKGFSSRHQSISQAVIANDNAFTAAKNEYETTRNKLAAVESEALQLCTRVKEGGAAISERIITDGRAYALRLREDVKEIISQETQRSRERLQRTLSLQVLETTEKILINNITAADRQRMIDNALRDFDNFDWLVKQPAKREIS
- the atpG gene encoding ATP synthase F1 subunit gamma is translated as MASLREIRKRVRSILSTQKITGAMKLVAASKLRRAQNAILSVRPYANELGAMLQRLATRADSHGSEAAHPLLEMREPRRVLLAVMTSDRGLCGAFNINILRQAEHFIREHGSRFEKLTIATIGRKGRDYFTKRKVATLRNYPNVFNELGYHKATNIAEGLCQDFIAHDLDAVYLLYNEFKSAMTQRVVVTDLLPIVHAELPIGEDIDYIYEPNHSAVLNLLVPRYVATIIWRALLESSAAEHGARMTAMDTATQNAKDLVSRLTLLYNRTRQAAITRELMEIVNGAEALKG
- a CDS encoding F0F1 ATP synthase subunit alpha; translated protein: MQIRAEEISNIIKQQISDFEHKTEVAETGSVISVGDGIARIYGLKSVMAGEMVEFVGGVKGLVLNLEEDNVGVAIMGEGHDIKEGDTVKRTKRIADVPVGPATQGRVLNALGEPIDGLGELAANERRLIEVKAPGILPRQSVNEPLQTGLKAIDSMIPIGRGQRELIIGDRQTGKTALAIDTIINQKGGDVKCIYVAIGQKQSTVAQVVDKLKQHGAMQYTTVVSATASDPAPMQFLAAYSGCAMGEYYRDNGQHALIIYDDLSKQAVAYRQLSLLLRRPPGREAYPGDIFYLHSRLLERAAKMSDAQGGGSLTALPIIETQAGDVAAYIPTNVISITDGQIYLEGDLFYAGQRPAVNVGISVSRVGGSAQIKAMRKIAGNLRILLAQYRDLAAFAQFGSDLDKATQEQLANGQRLTEMLKQGQYVPMRVGIQIIQIYAGTQKMPGKNKTWVRDIPHQDIARWASEIESFVSARHTNVLDEIEKTGELTDAVKASIENVLAQFKDIFKPAET